In the genome of Calditrichota bacterium, the window GGGTGCAGTCCTACCTCGCCCCGCCCATTTTTGTGGTCTTTTTCCTTGGAGTCTTCTGGAAGCGGATGAACGCCAGGGGATGCGTCACTGCCCTCATCACCGGCTTTGCGTTGGGGCTCTTCAGACTGGCAGTGGACACCCCGGTGAAGCTGTTCCACGTGCAGTATGCACCAGGCTCCTTCCTGTGGATTATCAATCACATCTACTTCCAGTACTACAGCCTGTTCATCACCTTGGTGACCGTGGGCGTGATGATTCTGGCAAGTTATACGGCTGCCGAGCCGCCATATGAGAGGCTAACCGGGTTGACCTTCGCCACCACCACCGAGGACCAGCGCCGCGCCTCCCGCGCCAGTTGGTCAAGGGGCGATGTCGTCGCCTCGGTGCTGTTAGTTCTCTTCATCATCATGGCGTACATCTACTTCTCTGGATGAACGGAGAGTTCACCGGCTCGACGCAGGAGGAAAGGGTTGGGCAAGTACACCATAGGCATTGACTTTGGCACGAACTCGTGCCGAGCAGTGATTGCGGATCTCGCCGACGGCAGGGAACTGGCCACCCGGGTCTTTCAGTATCCCTCGGGCACGGCGGGAGTCATCTTGGACCCTACCGATCCCAATGTAGCACGGCAGAATCCCGCAGACTATCTCGTCGGCCTGGAAACGGTAATTCCTGGGGTAATCAGCCTGGCCAAGGACAATGAACCCGGGTTCTCCGCCGACGACATCATCGGCATCGGCATTGACACCACCGGGAGCAGTCCGGTGCCGGTGGACGAGCGCGGCATCCCACTCTGTTTCTACGACGAGTTCCGCAACAATCCTGCCGCAATGGTCTGGCTGTGGAAGGACCACACCAGCTTTGCAGAAGCACAGCGGACAACCGAAGTCGCCCGAGAGATGAGACCCCATTACCTGGCGAAAATAGGCGGCGTCTACTCCTCGGAGTGGTTTTGGAGCAAGCTCTGGCATCTGCAGAAGACGGCGCCGGAAGTCTTTCGGGCGGCGCACAGCTTCGTGGAGATCTGCGACTGGATCCCCGCGGTGCTGGTGGGGGAAACCCGTCCCGCCAAAATCAAGCGGAGCGTCTGTGCAGCTGGACACAAGGCCCTCTTCGATGCCCAATGGGGCGGCCTGCCTGATGAAGAGTTCCTTAGCCGGTTGTCCCCTGAGATAGCCGCCATGCGCCCAAGGCTCTATGAGACTGCCTACTGCGCCGATGAGAGGGTCGGAACTCTGTCGCCTGAATGGGCAGAAAAGCTGGGGCTTTCCAGCGACGTTGTGGTGAGCGTAGGGGCATTCGATGCCCACATGGGGGCAGTGGGCGCCGGCATTGACGTGGGCATCTTGGTGAAGATACTCGGCACCAGCACCTGCGACATCATGGTCTTGCCGAATACCGAGAAACTGGAGGCCATTCCCGGCGTCTGCGGAATTGTCGATGGCTCGGTGATCCCAGGCTATTATGGCATCGAAGCAGGGCAGTCCGCTGTGGGCGACATCTTTCTCTGGTTTGTCAACAATCTCGTCCCTGAGTCATTCGGCAGGACTGCCGATGAAAAGTTCGACCGGCTCGGGCAGGACGCAGCACGACTCAAGCCAGGCGAGAGTGGCCTGCTCGCCTTGGATTGGAACAATGGCAATCGCACAATCCTCGTCGATGTGCGCCTCACCGGCTTATTATTGGGACAAACCCTGCACACGCAGCCCCACGAGGTCTACCGCGCCCTGATCGAGGCCACTGCCTTCGGGGCATTGACCATCATTGACCGCATTCAAAGCTACGGCGTGCCGGTGCGGGAAATCGTCAACTGCGGTGGTCTGGCAACCAAGAATCCGCTTCTCATGCAAATCTATGCGGACGTGACCGGCAGGCCGATGAAGGTCTCGCGAAGCGAGCAGGCGCCAGCACTGGGAGCCGCCATGTTTGCCGCGGTGGCAGCAGGTAAGGAGAGAGGCGGTTACGCCAAGGTCGAGGACGCCAGACAGGCCATGACCGGCACCGACAAAGTGTACACTCCCAACGGGGAAAACCACCGCATCTACCAACAGCTTTATGCGCTCTATCGTCAGTTGCACGACGCCTTCGGCACCCGTGAATGGTCGGGGAAA includes:
- a CDS encoding ribulokinase produces the protein MGKYTIGIDFGTNSCRAVIADLADGRELATRVFQYPSGTAGVILDPTDPNVARQNPADYLVGLETVIPGVISLAKDNEPGFSADDIIGIGIDTTGSSPVPVDERGIPLCFYDEFRNNPAAMVWLWKDHTSFAEAQRTTEVAREMRPHYLAKIGGVYSSEWFWSKLWHLQKTAPEVFRAAHSFVEICDWIPAVLVGETRPAKIKRSVCAAGHKALFDAQWGGLPDEEFLSRLSPEIAAMRPRLYETAYCADERVGTLSPEWAEKLGLSSDVVVSVGAFDAHMGAVGAGIDVGILVKILGTSTCDIMVLPNTEKLEAIPGVCGIVDGSVIPGYYGIEAGQSAVGDIFLWFVNNLVPESFGRTADEKFDRLGQDAARLKPGESGLLALDWNNGNRTILVDVRLTGLLLGQTLHTQPHEVYRALIEATAFGALTIIDRIQSYGVPVREIVNCGGLATKNPLLMQIYADVTGRPMKVSRSEQAPALGAAMFAAVAAGKERGGYAKVEDARQAMTGTDKVYTPNGENHRIYQQLYALYRQLHDAFGTREWSGKMYNVMKDLLDIRDRVRKERGCSKS